In Thermosynechococcus sichuanensis E542, a single genomic region encodes these proteins:
- the nadC gene encoding carboxylating nicotinate-nucleotide diphosphorylase, translating into MNPRVSAYLPPWCVLDPLLDQWLQEDIGRGDRTTQALHLQDRWGKAHIRLKSQGVIAGLPIVERVFQRLTPSVVFTYEQPEGAICQEPTIVARIEAPLETLLLGERLALNGLMRLSGIATLTRTYAQAIADLPTQLVDTRKTTPGLRLLEKYAVAVGGGVNHRFGLDDAIMIKDNHIAAAGGITAAVEKVRQASPFPLAIEVETETLEQVREALSVGVAVIMLDNMPIPEMNKAVAMIRTAAPHTKIEASGNITLETLRSVALTGVDYISTSAMITRSPWLDFSLTIL; encoded by the coding sequence ATGAATCCTAGGGTGTCTGCCTATTTACCGCCGTGGTGTGTCTTGGATCCCCTGTTGGATCAATGGTTACAGGAGGACATCGGTCGGGGCGATCGCACCACCCAAGCCCTGCATCTCCAAGACCGCTGGGGAAAAGCCCACATTCGTCTCAAAAGCCAAGGAGTGATTGCCGGTCTGCCCATTGTGGAGCGGGTTTTTCAACGCCTCACACCAAGTGTCGTGTTCACCTACGAGCAGCCTGAGGGTGCCATCTGTCAAGAACCAACCATTGTCGCCCGCATTGAAGCGCCCCTAGAAACCTTACTCCTTGGTGAACGGCTGGCGCTCAACGGCTTGATGCGTCTCAGTGGCATTGCCACCCTTACCCGTACCTATGCCCAAGCAATTGCTGACTTGCCGACGCAACTGGTGGATACTCGCAAAACCACACCGGGGCTGCGCCTGCTAGAAAAATATGCGGTGGCGGTGGGGGGTGGTGTCAACCATCGCTTTGGCCTTGACGATGCAATCATGATTAAGGACAACCACATTGCGGCAGCGGGGGGGATCACGGCTGCGGTTGAAAAAGTCCGCCAAGCCAGTCCCTTTCCCTTGGCCATTGAGGTGGAAACCGAGACCCTAGAGCAGGTACGCGAAGCTCTCTCCGTGGGGGTGGCAGTGATCATGCTCGACAATATGCCGATTCCAGAGATGAACAAAGCGGTGGCAATGATCCGCACCGCAGCCCCCCACACTAAAATTGAGGCTTCTGGCAACATCACCCTAGAAACGTTACGATCAGTAGCCTTGACAGGGGTGGATTACATTTCGACGAGTGCGATGATTACGCGATCGCCCTGGTTAGATTTTAGTTTGACGATTCTTTGA
- the trpD gene encoding anthranilate phosphoribosyltransferase produces MWSDLLQQLLDRQALTQEQATRLMEGWLAAEIPDALSGAILTALQFKGLTVEELTGMANVLLAQSAGAPLNLAEPLIDTCGTGGDRAGTFNISTAVAFVVAAAGVKVAKHGNRSVSSRVGSADVLECLGVNLAHSDPAFLLKEVGIAFLFAPGWHPAMKAVAPLRRTLKIRTVFNLLGPLVNPLHPTGQVIGVFSDRYLEAMAGALQRLGRQRGIVLYGREGVDEATLGNMTDLVMFSSPEESLRQEVLDPQALGLASAPLKDLAGGDVQTNAEILTQVLQGKGTTAQQEVVALNAALALYVAAAVQDWWQGVDRAKAILASGAAWDKLQALVTLSNES; encoded by the coding sequence ATGTGGTCTGACCTGCTCCAACAACTCCTCGATCGCCAAGCCCTGACGCAAGAGCAGGCCACCCGGTTAATGGAAGGATGGCTGGCAGCAGAAATTCCCGATGCCCTCTCCGGTGCTATTCTCACGGCACTACAGTTCAAGGGGCTGACGGTTGAGGAACTCACGGGCATGGCCAATGTATTGTTGGCTCAGTCCGCAGGTGCGCCGCTGAATTTAGCCGAACCCCTCATTGATACCTGCGGCACGGGGGGCGATCGCGCCGGTACCTTTAATATCTCCACAGCAGTTGCCTTTGTTGTAGCGGCAGCGGGGGTCAAAGTGGCCAAGCATGGCAATCGTTCCGTCTCTAGCCGTGTCGGTTCGGCGGATGTTCTTGAGTGCCTAGGGGTCAATCTTGCCCACAGCGATCCCGCCTTTTTGCTCAAAGAAGTGGGAATTGCGTTCCTCTTTGCCCCCGGTTGGCATCCCGCCATGAAAGCCGTGGCTCCCCTACGCCGCACCCTGAAAATTCGCACTGTTTTTAATCTCCTCGGCCCTTTGGTGAATCCGCTCCATCCCACAGGGCAGGTGATTGGTGTTTTTAGCGATCGCTATCTTGAAGCCATGGCCGGTGCCCTGCAACGTCTCGGCCGCCAACGGGGCATTGTCCTCTATGGTCGCGAAGGGGTGGATGAAGCTACCCTCGGCAATATGACGGATTTGGTGATGTTTAGTAGCCCTGAGGAGTCGCTGCGCCAAGAAGTCCTTGATCCCCAAGCCTTGGGACTTGCCAGTGCACCCCTGAAGGATCTGGCTGGGGGAGATGTCCAAACCAATGCCGAAATTCTTACCCAAGTTCTTCAGGGCAAAGGCACAACGGCTCAGCAGGAGGTGGTGGCGCTCAATGCGGCCTTAGCCCTCTACGTGGCAGCGGCAGTTCAGGATTGGTGGCAAGGGGTGGATCGGGCAAAGGCGATTCTGGCCAGTGGCGCGGCATGGGACAAGTTACAGGCATTGGTGACGCTCTCCAATGAATCCTAG
- a CDS encoding ABC transporter permease yields the protein MSKSLSFPLGIHLKPWELLVWLIALVIAVPILVILSQVFVNTGDTWQHLATTVLPDYLLNSLWLMLGVGIGVMVIGVSTAWLVTNCEFWGVGWWQWLLLTPLAAPAYVLAYTYTEFFAFEGPVQTWLRELTGWGYGDYWLPNIRSLGGAIAMLTLVLYPYVFLLARVAFLEQATCSLEASRSLGCGPWRSFWTVALPLARPAIAAGTSLALMETLNDFGTVQYFGVDTFTVGIYRTWFGMGDKIAAAQLASVLVVIVFALLLVEKWSRGKARYYNRGGDRPIPYVLKGWRAALAWLVCALPVFFGLLLPGGLLLYLAISYQQLHLSREFLEHASHSLILATLSAVLGVGIALLLAYGHRLLPTVWMRWGTQIAAMGYAIPGTVIAVGILMPLGWLDNVINDVTEHLWGVEVGLILSGTITALIYAYLVRFLAVSLGSVEASLVKIRPSLDEVARTLGRSPWNILRTVHFPLMVPGLFTAALMIFVDVMKELPATLVIRPFNFDTLAIQVYRFASDERLPEAALSALALVVVGLIPVIWLGRQTRWAD from the coding sequence GTGTCTAAGTCCCTTAGTTTCCCCCTAGGGATCCACCTCAAACCTTGGGAGCTGCTGGTGTGGCTGATTGCCCTTGTGATTGCCGTGCCCATTCTCGTCATTCTCAGCCAAGTTTTTGTGAATACGGGTGACACTTGGCAGCATTTGGCGACAACGGTTTTACCTGACTACTTGTTGAACTCCCTCTGGTTGATGTTGGGGGTGGGAATCGGGGTCATGGTTATTGGCGTGAGCACGGCATGGCTGGTGACCAACTGTGAATTTTGGGGCGTGGGCTGGTGGCAGTGGCTGCTGTTGACCCCTTTGGCCGCACCGGCCTATGTCTTGGCCTACACCTATACGGAGTTTTTTGCCTTTGAAGGTCCTGTTCAGACGTGGCTACGGGAACTGACAGGCTGGGGCTACGGTGACTACTGGCTTCCCAATATCCGCTCCCTAGGTGGGGCGATCGCCATGCTCACCCTCGTCCTCTATCCCTATGTCTTTCTCTTGGCGCGGGTAGCCTTTTTGGAGCAGGCCACCTGTAGCTTAGAAGCCAGTCGTTCCCTTGGCTGTGGGCCTTGGCGCAGTTTTTGGACGGTGGCGTTGCCCCTTGCGCGGCCAGCGATCGCTGCGGGTACGAGCCTTGCTCTGATGGAAACCCTCAATGATTTTGGTACTGTGCAGTACTTTGGTGTCGATACCTTCACTGTCGGCATTTACCGCACTTGGTTTGGCATGGGCGACAAGATTGCGGCAGCGCAGTTGGCTTCTGTCTTGGTAGTGATTGTCTTTGCCCTGTTGCTTGTCGAGAAATGGTCGCGGGGCAAAGCCCGCTATTACAATCGCGGGGGCGATCGCCCCATTCCCTATGTGCTCAAAGGATGGCGAGCGGCGTTGGCATGGCTGGTCTGTGCGCTACCGGTGTTCTTTGGTCTCCTGCTTCCCGGCGGGTTGCTCCTCTACTTGGCCATTAGCTACCAACAACTGCACCTCAGCCGTGAATTTTTAGAACACGCCAGCCACAGCCTGATTTTGGCCACGCTCTCTGCGGTTCTTGGTGTTGGGATTGCTCTACTGTTGGCCTATGGGCATCGGTTGTTACCAACGGTCTGGATGCGCTGGGGAACACAGATTGCGGCCATGGGCTATGCCATTCCGGGTACCGTGATTGCGGTGGGGATTCTCATGCCCTTGGGGTGGCTAGATAACGTCATTAATGATGTCACTGAGCACTTGTGGGGAGTGGAAGTGGGCTTGATTCTCAGTGGCACGATCACGGCACTGATCTATGCCTACTTGGTACGCTTTTTGGCGGTTTCCTTGGGGAGTGTTGAGGCCAGCCTAGTGAAGATTCGCCCTTCCTTGGATGAGGTGGCGCGGACACTGGGGCGATCGCCCTGGAATATTCTGCGCACGGTTCACTTCCCGCTGATGGTGCCGGGACTCTTCACCGCCGCCCTGATGATCTTTGTTGATGTCATGAAGGAATTGCCCGCTACGTTGGTGATTCGCCCCTTTAACTTTGATACCCTAGCAATACAGGTTTACCGCTTTGCTTCCGATGAGCGCCTTCCCGAAGCCGCCTTGAGTGCTTTGGCCTTGGTGGTTGTGGGTCTCATTCCGGTCATTTGGCTGGGACGGCAAACCCGCTGGGCAGATTAG